In Choloepus didactylus isolate mChoDid1 chromosome 25 unlocalized genomic scaffold, mChoDid1.pri SUPER_25_unloc2, whole genome shotgun sequence, one genomic interval encodes:
- the PEX11G gene encoding peroxisomal membrane protein 11C isoform X2 yields MAALSGLVAALESYRDRDRLIRTLGYCCHLIGGVLMEQSAARSEVGTRLLALSTELSHCRTVLRLFDDLAMFAYTKQYGLGTKEEDVFVRWVSVLGNLADQLYYPCEHVAWAADTKVLHVDSARWWALSTALWGLSLLLGIAKSLWMALRLRQKLRSPMTAFTSQLPRSKRRAMEAQIRSEVLTLLSNLADLGNAVHWLPPGVLWAGRFPPWLVGLLGTVSSLLSMYQAARACSKQAEATTP; encoded by the exons ATGGCGGCGCTGAGCGGGCTGGTGGCGGCGCTGGAGTCGTACAGGGATCGGGACCGCCTG ATCCGAACGCTGGGGTACTGCTGTCATCTGATCGGCGGAGTCCTCATGGAACAAAGTGCAGCCAGATCAGAAGTGGGGACACGCCTGCTGGCACTGTCCACCGAGCTCAGCCACTGCAGGACTGTCCTGCGGCTTTTTGACGACTTGGCCATGTTCGCCTACACTAAGCAATATGGCCTGGGGACAAAG GAGGAAGATGTCTTTGTGCGCTGGGTGTCTGTCCTGGGCAACCTGGCAGACCAGCTCTACTACCCCTGTGAGCATGTTGCCTGGGCCGCTGACACCAAGGTCCTCCACGTGGACTCGGCCCGGTGGTGGGCGCTAAGCACGGCCCTCTGGGGCCTCTCCCTGCTCCTGGGGATTGCCAA GTCCCTGTGGATGGCGCTGAGGCTGAGGCAGAAGCTGAGGAGCCCCATGACAGCCTTCACCAG CCAGCTGCCCCGGAGCAAGCGGAGGGCCATGGAAGCCCAGATCCGGTCGGAGGTGCTGACTCTCCTCAGCAATCTGGCCGACCTGGGCAATGCCGTGCACTGGCTGCCCCCAGGGGTACTGTGGGCCGGTCGCTTCCCCCCGTGGCTGGTGGGCCTCCTGGGCACTGTCTCCTCCCTGCTCAGCATGTACCAGGCTGCCCGGGCCTGCAGCAAGCAAGCCGAGGCCACCACCCCATGA
- the PEX11G gene encoding peroxisomal membrane protein 11C isoform X3 has translation MEQSAARSEVGTRLLALSTELSHCRTVLRLFDDLAMFAYTKQYGLGTKEEDVFVRWVSVLGNLADQLYYPCEHVAWAADTKVLHVDSARWWALSTALWGLSLLLGIAKSLWMALRLRQKLRSPMTAFTSQLPRSKRRAMEAQIRSEVLTLLSNLADLGNAVHWLPPGVLWAGRFPPWLVGLLGTVSSLLSMYQAARACSKQAEATTP, from the exons ATGGAACAAAGTGCAGCCAGATCAGAAGTGGGGACACGCCTGCTGGCACTGTCCACCGAGCTCAGCCACTGCAGGACTGTCCTGCGGCTTTTTGACGACTTGGCCATGTTCGCCTACACTAAGCAATATGGCCTGGGGACAAAG GAGGAAGATGTCTTTGTGCGCTGGGTGTCTGTCCTGGGCAACCTGGCAGACCAGCTCTACTACCCCTGTGAGCATGTTGCCTGGGCCGCTGACACCAAGGTCCTCCACGTGGACTCGGCCCGGTGGTGGGCGCTAAGCACGGCCCTCTGGGGCCTCTCCCTGCTCCTGGGGATTGCCAA GTCCCTGTGGATGGCGCTGAGGCTGAGGCAGAAGCTGAGGAGCCCCATGACAGCCTTCACCAG CCAGCTGCCCCGGAGCAAGCGGAGGGCCATGGAAGCCCAGATCCGGTCGGAGGTGCTGACTCTCCTCAGCAATCTGGCCGACCTGGGCAATGCCGTGCACTGGCTGCCCCCAGGGGTACTGTGGGCCGGTCGCTTCCCCCCGTGGCTGGTGGGCCTCCTGGGCACTGTCTCCTCCCTGCTCAGCATGTACCAGGCTGCCCGGGCCTGCAGCAAGCAAGCCGAGGCCACCACCCCATGA